The sequence below is a genomic window from Candidatus Cloacimonadota bacterium.
TCGCTCGGAATATTACCCTATGTTGATTCTTGTAAAAGTACTCTTCTTTGATCTGTATGACGCTCTTGGCTACTGTAGTATAATCATTCAAAATAGCTGACAATACAGCTGCCTCTGCGTATTCATCATAGGGTAATACTCTCATTGAGCTACTTGTAGATTCTGCTGTTTCTTTTAATGAAGATCGTTCATTCATGGTTGCCTCAACTTCCTGTCTTGTTAGGATTACAATAACTATAGTACTTGATGCAGTACTGTGAAAAAACTGTCTGGATTAACTCAGCATTTTCAGGCGAAGCTAATCATGGTTTAAAAGATCCAATGAATTATTTTAGATCGTATATTGCTCTGATCTTTTTCAGATCTTCCCAAGAATCTTTCTTTAATGATTCATTATATATCAATGCTGCAGGATGATATGTTATATAAGTTTCTATTCCTTCATAACGAAATGTTTTCTGCCGTAAAGTGCTCATGGGTTCTTTGGTCTCAAATAATGATCCGGCAGCAACCTTACCTAATAATACTATCATTTTGGGTGCAATGATATCAATTTGTTCTTTCAAATATGGAAGACAACTGCTCACTTCTTCCGGCATTGGGTTACGATTACCCGGTGGCTGACATTTGACGACATTAGTAATATAAACTTCCTCTCTTTGTAGATTTATCGCTAATAACATTCTTGTTAAGAGTTGTCCTGCTTTACCTACAAAAGGTCGTCCCTGCTTATTCTCATCAGAACCGGGTCCTTCGCCAATTAGCATCATCTTGGCTGAAGGATTGCCCTCTCCATAAACAAAATTCATCCTTTGTTTATGAAGTTCACATTTCTTACAATCCTTGTATTGTGCACATCTCTGTTGTAACAATAACTTTTTTTCTTGTGAAACTTCAGTTAGATCAATATCTGAATCAGATATATAAAGATTGTCTATCCCGGAGTTTGAGATCAATTCTAAATACTGCTGGAGAGTCTTGCGGCTCATTTATCCACTATTCTTCATCCATATCTATCTCTTCTTCCTGTTCAACTATGTAGTCCGGTATCTCATTCTTTGCTACGTGTTCCATCGCAAATTCAGTTATTTTAGCAGGAAAGGTTTTCTTAACGGAAAAAGGAAGAGAGTTTAAGCGATTTACTTCTAAGTTACATAAAAGTAAAAATAGATAATCCATGTTGTTCTTTTCTAAGAATGTTTCAATTATCGGTTTCTTTGTCATTCAGGTTACCTCCGTAAAATATCTTTTCGGGAGAATAGTATCTTGTCACTCTGTTCTCCTCAGCTTCAATTATTTTTCTAACATCTTCAATCGCTACTTCTAAATCATCATTGATAACTAAATAATCATATTCTTCTATACTATCTAACTCATTACGTGCATTTTCTAAACGTAGCTTAATAGTTTCTTCAGTATCTGTATCTCTTTTGCGTAATCTTTCCTCTAAAGTCTCTATATCAGGTGGTAAGAGAAAAATTGTCACCACATCAATTCCGCTTGCCACAATAGATCTTGCCCCTTGAGGATCGATATCCATTATTACATGCTTATTAATGGCAAATTTGTCAAGGATAAACGATCGGGATGTCCCATACCAGTTTTTATGCACCAGAGCATATTCCAAGAAGTCATTCTCTCCTATCAACTCCTCAAATCTCTTTTCACTAACAAAGAAATAGTCTTTGCCGGTGATCTCATTTATACGTGGTTGGCGAGTTGTATAAGAAATTGAATAGTCAACATTTGGCATAATGTCAAGAATTGCTCTGCATATCGTTGATTTACCACCACCAGAAGGTGCAGATACAACTATCAGAAAATTCTTCTTGGGATAATCAGGGGTTTTCATGTTTCTACTTTATTCACTGAAGTGCTTACGATACTCTCCAGCTGAATAAAGTGTTTCCAGTTCATCAGGATTTGATAACTTCAGTTTTAATAGCCAACCCTGCTCATAAGGTGATTCATTTACTAAAGCAACATTTTCCAATACCTCATCATTGACTTTTAAAATTTCACCACTGATAGGTGTAATAAAATCGACTACAGCTTTGGCTGATTCAATCGATCCGATCTCTTCACCGGCATTAACGTTTCTTCCCTCTTCCGGCAAGTCTATATAGACAATATCCCCCAATTCTTTCTGGGCATAATCGGTAATACCTAAATAAGCTATGTCCTTATCTACTTTTACCCATTCATGCGTCTCTGAATAATATAAATCGTCCAATACTTTCATTGAAACCTCCCTATTCTTAATATAAGTTTTCATTGAAGTATGCATTTTGAATTCGGTTTATGTGTCAAGCCAATTGTATCAAAAATTCACCTCCCCCTTTTTTACAGCAACTAAGTATTGTCATCTCTGCTGAACACCCTTCCTTTGTCATCTTGACTGAACACCCTTCCTTTGTCATCTCGACTGAACACCCTTCCTTTGTCATCTCGACTGAACACCCTTTCTTTGTCATCTCGACTGAAGCGAAGCGAAATGGAGAGATCTCAACACCGATTCATATTAAAAAAGCAAAATTATATATGCTCAGCTAAAATCAGTGATGAGATGCCTCGACTTCGCTCGGCATGACAAAGAGAGGAGAAAGTTTCTCTGGGAGAGAGAATGTACTACTGCTACTCAAAAAGGAAACTAGTTTTCTGCATGGGATGTCTTCTTAAGTTTTTCACATCAATAAATCGTAATAAACAGTACAGGTAAAGCCATACCGACATTATGTAAATGAATTTATAGGGGGATGTGTGAATTGTATCAAAAAAGTTCAAACACAATCAAAGATGTTGTTTAGTGTAAAACAATATGATAATAAAAGTAAGTGAAGTTTATTATTGTGAATTATTGAGGGCAAAAAAAAAGCCCGAATTCATTTGAACTCGGGCTCTTAAAGAAAAGTGAATTAGTTTATTTAACGAACATCATCTTGTTGATTCTATCGTAATTCGGTGTTCTTAATCTGTAGAAATAGATACCTGACGGAACTACTCTATCATTATCATCTCTACCATTCCATTGGATTTCATATGTTCCTTCCGGATGTTGATCGTTATGTAAGGTTCTGATTAACTGACCTTTAACATTATAGATCTTCAACTCAACCATCTCAGAATCTTCTCTGCTGAGAGAGAAAGCTATCTTAGTTTCAGAAACGAAAGGATTGGGCTCATTCTGCTTCAGATAAGTAGTAAATATAGGATCAGGGATATCAGTTGTCTCTTCAATAGTAACAACTACCGGTCCGTGGAAAGCAGTTGTCAGATCAAGATCTACTGACTGTAACCAATAATTATAGGTCGTTCCTGCCAATACTTCTTCATCTAAATACGAATAGACAACCGGCATACTGCTGTTATAAGCAACAATAACACGAGGATTGATAGTTACAGCATCGTTCAGATTGTTAGTATCACTACGGAAAACATTGTATCCAAGCACATTGGTCTCTGTTTCAGCTCGCCATTCCAGTATTACGGATCCGGCTGCTACAACATTAGCTGTAAACGAAGATAGTTCGACAGGTTGACCATTACCATTACCAGGACAATCATATTCAAAAAGGAATGGTATATTACTAAGTATTGGATATTCTCGATTCAAATCAGCATCCCCTTTCCAGATATGATCATCGCCCCATCCGTCCCAATCTACATAAGTATCAGGGTCATCGAAGGGTAAAGTCATCTGTTCAGTTGTTCTTGCATATCCGGTAACTGCAGGATCATAAGGCCAATACCAGAGGAACATACCGGGTGATATGTCGGCATCCCAGTAACTATTGATAACTTCACCATAATAGGCACCTGTGCCAGGATAACCAGGATTGGGAGGCCCTCCGGGTCCACCAAAGCCGATCAAACCACCAAGATGTGCTCCTTCACCCCAAGGCTCTATAACGGCATTAGTATAACAGTTTTCAATTAGGCCATTAATAGCATTTTCACCTTCATAATCAAATTGTGGAAGTCTCAAATTTAGTCCTACTAAACCACCGACATAATCTCCAATGACAGGAAAATCACAAACTTTAAAAGAGTTGAGAATGTAGCCGTAATTAATACCGACTAAACCACCGACCTGTTCCTGTCCTTGAACTGTATTTGCAGCGTAGCATTCTTCAATGATACTTCCATATTCATTGAGCCCTACCAAACCACCGACTCTGTCACTGTCAACGACTGCGCCGACATTAAAGCAACGATAAATATGGCTTCCCGCTTTAGCTATACCAACTAAACCACCAACCCTGTCGTAACCTCTAACATTTACTGTATTATAACAGTATTCCATATATGAGTTCTCCAGAATTCCGACAATTCCACCAACATCTGAATGAGTAGAGTAAATATCAACCAAACCGTCGGAAGTATAGCAGTTTTTGATGATACTATCGATTGCATGACCAGCCAATGTGCCAACAGCGATACCAGCAGAATGAATGTCAACATTGGTAAATTTTACATTCTCAATAGTTGCTCCGTTAATAACGTGAAACAGTCCATTCGGTGAAATACCATCAATATAGAATCCATTACCGTTATAAGTTCCGGAAAATGTGCTAATCGAAATCCAATCTCCGACAAGATCGATATCAGCCATCTGAACATAATCTCCAGTCGGATTATATCTTACGTCGAATAAATCATCTTGATCCCATACTTCGATCGGATCAGCCCAAATAGATAGTGAAACAAAGGTTAATACAAACAAAACTAATAAGGTCTTCATAATTCCTCCATGAATTAAAAAATCTCTTTTTTTACCGTAAATACTGACCAATTTTGACCTAAATACAAAAACTCATTGCTCCTAATGAAGTTAACTTTACTAACGATTATTATACTTATACGATTATAGTGATTTCTTTCACATTTAAGGTTCGATTTAATGTTTCGAATTCTGCTATAATCAACGATAAAGTTAAAGATCTATCTAAACTCGACTACACAATAGAATAACCTACGCTTTTTTGTCAAGCATTATTATTTTTTTTCATGTCTTTTTTTCCAAGTATTTTTATTTTTCCTTTTCTTGAGCCGTCTTGACACTTCTTGTTATCTTGAAAATAGTTTTTTTCTCTTCCTTTATCTCCACAAAAATTTTTTATTTGGATTATAACATTTTAATGGTCTATCTCGTTTACTATATTAGATTTGTCGTGAAAAATCATCACAACAATATATGAAGAACCTTTTAAACAATATAAAAGCTGGATTGGGCATTAGTGATCTAGTACTTACTGCATCAAATTCGGAAAGCATGTTAAAGCACTCGATCTTCATTATATTCTGCCGACAAAAAGATCCTTCAAACAATCAATAATTAGAACAATTAGTAGTTAAGGTTGTTCATAGTTATATTTGTTGAGTATCAGCACCAAATGATAACTAAAAGATGTTTTATCATTGAGCAGTACACGAGTCGGCTATGGCCGACTCGTAGGATGCCAATAGGTTAATCTTATGTAAAAGTTAAATTAGGACGTAAAATAAAAAAAGCCCGTCGAGGGAGGGTAAGTTCGAACGGGCTTTCTTTTGGAGTATATCAGCTATTATTAGTTATCATCAAGCTTTTTTATGACAAAACCACCAATCATAGCATTCATATTCGCCCTGTTGGGCTTTTTGTTTTCTTTCTCGGGCAGTGTTAATATCTTTTGCAGGAGGGATAATAACTCTATCTTTTATGATACTATTATTAGGCCAATCTGCAGGGATTGCAACTTTGTTATTATCTGCAAACTGCATACCTTTCACTGATCGAAGAATTTCTTCCATATTACGTCCAAGTTCTTGAGGATAATAGAAAATAATCCGGATTATTCCCTTATCATCTACAATAAAGACAGCTCTAACGGTATTAGTGCCTTTTCCTGGATGGATCAGACCCAATCTTTCAGCCACCGCACCTGTATCTGCAATTATGGGAAATTCAATGTCCACATGGAGATTATCTTTGATCCATTCTTCCCATTTAATATGAGCAAATACCTGATCTATGCTGAGTCCTATCAATTCACAGTTGAGTTCTTTGAACTGTGGATAGAGTTTTTGAAAAGCAACAAACTCGGTTGTGCAAACAGGAGTAAAATCTCCCGGATGGCTAAAGAGCACAAACCATTTTCCGCTAAAATCATCTGGTATAGTTATTTCTCCACGAGTAGTTACGACTTTCATCGAAGGCATTCGATCACCTAATAATGGCATTCCTTGTTTTTCTGTTTTCTGTTCCATAATTAACTCCTCATCTTTTGTTTTTTGTTTTATTGATATTATAGCTTCAATAAAGATAAAGACAAAACAATTTATAACCCTGAACGATGATCCTTACAGGATAACGTATGCAGCAATAGATTTAAAAGGAATCATATTCAAGAAGAGATTTATTTGTTTCTGATGGAGTAATTTCAGGATTCTTATTTTGTTTGTTAGTAAAGAGTTATGAAATATTGGAGCAGCTTCAACTAAAGAGAATTCTCTCATAAAAGAGAAAAAGGAGGGCTAAGAGTGTTTTTTTGATTGACAAAGTTTTCGCTATCTTGAACTTAGAAACATATCCAAAAAATGAGGAGGTATTATGAAACGAGAAGAATTGTTGGCCAAAATGGCTGCTGACGCAGGTATTACTAAAAAAGCCGCAGGGATGGCGTTGAATTCCTTTATGGAAGGAATCATGAAATCTTTAAGCAAGGGACAAAAGGTTGCTTTTGTTGGTTTTGGAACTTTTGACGTCAGTAAACGCAAAGCTCGTAATGGGATCAATCCTCAGACTCGCAAAAAGATTAAAATTCCAGCAAGAAAAGTTCCCGTATTTAGAGCCGGTAAGAAACTGAAAGACATTGTTAAGTAGTATCTTTTGACGCTAAGAAAAGCAAGAGTTCGTTACTCTTGCTTTTCTTTTATTCATTTAACGACCAAAATAATCTAAGAGGATAGATACAATGCGTTTTACAATTGAAAGATCTCAATTACTTTCCAGTATTCAATACTTACAAAGTATAGTACCAACTAAAAATATCACTCCGATCCTGACTAATTTTTTGATCGAAGCTGATGCAGAGAATAATCGTTTAAGGATTACCTGTACCGATTTAGAGATAACAGTAATGGTCAAGATAACTGCTCAGGTAGCCGAGAGCGGTAAAGTTGCCATTATGGCAAAGAATCTGACCGACATCATAAATTCATTGGAAGATAAACCGATTAACTTATATCAAGAGAATGAATACCTGAAAATTCGCTGCAGTCATTCCAGCTTTTCTTTACTCTGTGCCGATTATATGCAATTTCCTCAGATACCTGATATCAATATGGAAAAGGCGTTAACTGTTTCTGCACCGATGTTAGCTAAGATGGTTAATATTAGCAGTATAGCTGTTTTGCAGGAAGTGACCCGACCAATATTCACCGGCATCTACTGGCGTATCAGTACAGACTCTCAGACTATGGTAGCTACTGACGGCAAAAAGATTGTCGAAGTTAAGAAAGAGCATAGTCTAGTTGTAGCCGAAGATCTAGAACATGTGATCCCAACTAAGGGTTTGTTCTTTTTAGAGAAGGTCATAGAAGAAAAGAATCCTGATCTGAAGGTTCTCTTTGAAGCTAATCGAATTATCTTCGGTTATGATAATTATGTAGTTATTACTCAGGTTATCCCCGGTAGATTTCCTGATTACGAGAAGGTACTAAAAGTAGATAATCCTCACACATTAACGATAGATAAAGGGACCTTGCGTCAGGCAGTAAAGAGAGTATCATTACTGGCATCGGAAGAGTTTTTCCGTATTAAATTCGATATCTCTCCTGAAAAGATCACTCTTTATTCAGTAAATTCAGAGATGGGAGATGCGACAGAAGTTATTGATGATCACCAGTATTCTGGACCTTCTTTTTCTATTGCGTTCAACTACAAGTACATCCTATCGGTATTGAATGTTCTGGAATCTGATAAGGTCAAAATGACTTTTGGTCAACCGGAAGGTGGATTTATCAATACTCAAGTGATCATCTATAATGAACCGGAACCAAAGGATTATCATCCGGTATTTCTTCTGATGCCGTTGAGACTTAAATAGTTTTGGTATTACAATCGATAAACTTAACCAATTTCCGTAATTTTAGTCAACTATCACTCACATTCGATGATAAAGGTCATGTTTTTTTTGGTAAGAACGGAATAGGGAAAACAAATCTCTTAGAAGCTATCTCATATTGCGCTTATGGCAAATCCTTCCGTTCTTTGACTGATCTTGATCTGATAAAAATTAATCAAGAATTTTTCAAGATCAAAGCTGAGTTCGTTTATCATAAGAAGAAATTCCAATTTGAAGCCACGCTTGATAAAAAAAGCCGTAAACTTATAAAAGTAAATAATACTCGCTTAGCTAAGGTTAGCGAACTCTACAAGTATTTGAAAATTGTCTATTTCTCGCAAGACGATATCAATCTCATCGAAGGATCTCCCAAAAATAGAAGACAATTCTTTGATATGGCAATATCTCAGAGTGATTATAGCTATATAAGTTTATTAAAAAACTATCATCAACTTCTAAAGCAACGAAATGCTCTTCTGAAAACAGTTTTTAACAAAGCAGAAAAGAGAGCATGGGACAATAAACTTGTAGATGCTGCAGTTACAATAACTAATACCCGGCTATCCTATCTCAAAATATTGAATAAAGAACTTCAGGAACATTATAAGAAGATTGGTTATCATGCGGAAAATGTTGAGATCAACTACAATTTTTCTTACCCTTACAGAACAGACACACAGTTAGCAGAAGTTTTGAAAAACGAGTTGATTCGCTTAGAGAAAGACGAGATCAGATATCAAAGAACATTAATCGGTCCTCATCTTGATGACTTTCTTTTTATTCTTGATAAGAGAAGTATTTACCGCTTCGGCTCGCATGG
It includes:
- a CDS encoding peroxiredoxin; translation: MEQKTEKQGMPLLGDRMPSMKVVTTRGEITIPDDFSGKWFVLFSHPGDFTPVCTTEFVAFQKLYPQFKELNCELIGLSIDQVFAHIKWEEWIKDNLHVDIEFPIIADTGAVAERLGLIHPGKGTNTVRAVFIVDDKGIIRIIFYYPQELGRNMEEILRSVKGMQFADNNKVAIPADWPNNSIIKDRVIIPPAKDINTARERKQKAQQGEYECYDWWFCHKKA
- the gmk gene encoding guanylate kinase, with translation MKTPDYPKKNFLIVVSAPSGGGKSTICRAILDIMPNVDYSISYTTRQPRINEITGKDYFFVSEKRFEELIGENDFLEYALVHKNWYGTSRSFILDKFAINKHVIMDIDPQGARSIVASGIDVVTIFLLPPDIETLEERLRKRDTDTEETIKLRLENARNELDSIEEYDYLVINDDLEVAIEDVRKIIEAEENRVTRYYSPEKIFYGGNLNDKETDN
- the recF gene encoding DNA replication and repair protein RecF (All proteins in this family for which functions are known are DNA-binding proteins that assist the filamentation of RecA onto DNA for the initiation of recombination or recombinational repair.) is translated as MVLQSINLTNFRNFSQLSLTFDDKGHVFFGKNGIGKTNLLEAISYCAYGKSFRSLTDLDLIKINQEFFKIKAEFVYHKKKFQFEATLDKKSRKLIKVNNTRLAKVSELYKYLKIVYFSQDDINLIEGSPKNRRQFFDMAISQSDYSYISLLKNYHQLLKQRNALLKTVFNKAEKRAWDNKLVDAAVTITNTRLSYLKILNKELQEHYKKIGYHAENVEINYNFSYPYRTDTQLAEVLKNELIRLEKDEIRYQRTLIGPHLDDFLFILDKRSIYRFGSHGQKRCFAIAVKLALAALITSTDTDTAILIFDDVLADLDEIRAKSIIDSLGDKNQIFIATPTPSLYRSMQLSLIDMERLKEQR
- the dnaN gene encoding DNA polymerase III subunit beta, whose amino-acid sequence is MRFTIERSQLLSSIQYLQSIVPTKNITPILTNFLIEADAENNRLRITCTDLEITVMVKITAQVAESGKVAIMAKNLTDIINSLEDKPINLYQENEYLKIRCSHSSFSLLCADYMQFPQIPDINMEKALTVSAPMLAKMVNISSIAVLQEVTRPIFTGIYWRISTDSQTMVATDGKKIVEVKKEHSLVVAEDLEHVIPTKGLFFLEKVIEEKNPDLKVLFEANRIIFGYDNYVVITQVIPGRFPDYEKVLKVDNPHTLTIDKGTLRQAVKRVSLLASEEFFRIKFDISPEKITLYSVNSEMGDATEVIDDHQYSGPSFSIAFNYKYILSVLNVLESDKVKMTFGQPEGGFINTQVIIYNEPEPKDYHPVFLLMPLRLK
- a CDS encoding T9SS type A sorting domain-containing protein gives rise to the protein MKTLLVLFVLTFVSLSIWADPIEVWDQDDLFDVRYNPTGDYVQMADIDLVGDWISISTFSGTYNGNGFYIDGISPNGLFHVINGATIENVKFTNVDIHSAGIAVGTLAGHAIDSIIKNCYTSDGLVDIYSTHSDVGGIVGILENSYMEYCYNTVNVRGYDRVGGLVGIAKAGSHIYRCFNVGAVVDSDRVGGLVGLNEYGSIIEECYAANTVQGQEQVGGLVGINYGYILNSFKVCDFPVIGDYVGGLVGLNLRLPQFDYEGENAINGLIENCYTNAVIEPWGEGAHLGGLIGFGGPGGPPNPGYPGTGAYYGEVINSYWDADISPGMFLWYWPYDPAVTGYARTTEQMTLPFDDPDTYVDWDGWGDDHIWKGDADLNREYPILSNIPFLFEYDCPGNGNGQPVELSSFTANVVAAGSVILEWRAETETNVLGYNVFRSDTNNLNDAVTINPRVIVAYNSSMPVVYSYLDEEVLAGTTYNYWLQSVDLDLTTAFHGPVVVTIEETTDIPDPIFTTYLKQNEPNPFVSETKIAFSLSREDSEMVELKIYNVKGQLIRTLHNDQHPEGTYEIQWNGRDDNDRVVPSGIYFYRLRTPNYDRINKMMFVK
- a CDS encoding uracil-DNA glycosylase — protein: MSRKTLQQYLELISNSGIDNLYISDSDIDLTEVSQEKKLLLQQRCAQYKDCKKCELHKQRMNFVYGEGNPSAKMMLIGEGPGSDENKQGRPFVGKAGQLLTRMLLAINLQREEVYITNVVKCQPPGNRNPMPEEVSSCLPYLKEQIDIIAPKMIVLLGKVAAGSLFETKEPMSTLRQKTFRYEGIETYITYHPAALIYNESLKKDSWEDLKKIRAIYDLK
- a CDS encoding HU family DNA-binding protein produces the protein MKREELLAKMAADAGITKKAAGMALNSFMEGIMKSLSKGQKVAFVGFGTFDVSKRKARNGINPQTRKKIKIPARKVPVFRAGKKLKDIVK
- the gcvH gene encoding glycine cleavage system protein GcvH; the encoded protein is MKVLDDLYYSETHEWVKVDKDIAYLGITDYAQKELGDIVYIDLPEEGRNVNAGEEIGSIESAKAVVDFITPISGEILKVNDEVLENVALVNESPYEQGWLLKLKLSNPDELETLYSAGEYRKHFSE